The Sediminispirochaeta smaragdinae DSM 11293 genome has a segment encoding these proteins:
- a CDS encoding GerMN domain-containing protein — translation MARKKNSSLGCLFWIALILLALVIFLFSRERISSVLETTGFDTLLKTVQKDTKEPEVKRISPEEEKPPAEERPTPEPSEQAQEKPKEPEVIEKELPVEKLDEPEQEKPEEKPLVEQKLRTSILYFVIVGDSGEIALQHVTRPVYYESSPLTRTLDALLKGLTTAELNKGMISLIPEGTALRSVMVRNGVAYVDFSEAFTFNEFGVEGANAALKQIVYTATEFSTVKSVQITINGKKRDYIATEGLTIANPIGRDSFK, via the coding sequence ATGGCACGTAAAAAAAACAGCTCATTAGGCTGTCTCTTCTGGATAGCATTAATTTTACTGGCACTCGTGATCTTCCTTTTCAGCAGGGAACGAATCAGTTCCGTTCTGGAAACAACAGGATTTGACACCCTTTTGAAGACGGTACAAAAGGACACAAAGGAGCCAGAGGTCAAGCGCATCTCCCCTGAGGAAGAAAAGCCGCCGGCCGAAGAAAGGCCGACCCCAGAGCCTTCCGAACAAGCCCAAGAAAAGCCAAAGGAACCGGAGGTCATTGAAAAAGAACTACCGGTTGAAAAGCTGGACGAACCGGAACAGGAAAAGCCGGAAGAAAAGCCTCTCGTGGAACAAAAACTTCGGACCTCGATTCTCTACTTTGTGATAGTAGGCGATTCAGGGGAAATCGCCCTTCAACACGTGACAAGGCCCGTCTATTACGAATCCTCACCCTTGACAAGGACCTTGGATGCACTATTGAAGGGGCTGACGACGGCAGAATTAAACAAAGGAATGATTTCTTTGATCCCCGAAGGTACAGCGCTACGATCCGTTATGGTAAGAAACGGGGTCGCGTACGTAGATTTCTCCGAAGCCTTCACCTTTAACGAATTTGGTGTCGAGGGCGCGAATGCGGCACTGAAACAGATAGTCTATACCGCAACGGAATTTTCCACCGTCAAGTCGGTTCAAATCACCATCAATGGCAAGAAAAGGGACTATATCGCCACGGAAGGGCTTACCATTGCGAACCCCATCGGCCGGGACTCATTCAAATAG
- the der gene encoding ribosome biogenesis GTPase Der, which produces MSVSISQSPDSSGRRPLIAVVGRPNVGKSTLFNRLVRKRRAITDPTPGVTRDSIEHEWILDPYALTIVDTGGFKVEGDSLDEQVKEKSVSYLKRADLILLLMDVTDVTGEDETFIEYLRPYSDKLLLVVNKVDNRERENGVWNYLSYGLGEPIAISAAHGLGIDLLEEAVLRFLGEAQLLKSREAEAEDSFSLRLALLGKPNTGKSTLANRLIGRDVSIVSDLPGTTRDVVESSFSYRGMNCTILDTAGIRRKKKVGENIEYYSVNRALSAIEEAHVVLLMIDAQEGLSEQDKKITSQIIKRGRSVVMVLNKWDLLQEVPNMIQAISDRVRFLFPVLSFAPLVPISAKTGEGVDKLLSTVYAVRKQMSKRVDTSRFNDKLKEWGEHYQPARGKRGHFKVLYGTQVGVEPVRFLLFVNRKKGFPPGYISYLTNKIRKELGFPSVPVIIDLKERR; this is translated from the coding sequence ATGAGCGTTTCGATCTCGCAGTCACCTGATAGTTCCGGCCGAAGGCCTCTCATTGCAGTGGTCGGCCGACCGAATGTAGGAAAATCGACCCTTTTCAACAGGCTTGTCAGAAAACGACGAGCCATCACCGATCCCACCCCCGGAGTTACCCGTGATTCCATTGAGCATGAATGGATTCTCGACCCTTATGCCCTTACCATAGTCGACACCGGTGGTTTTAAGGTCGAAGGCGATAGTCTCGACGAGCAGGTAAAAGAAAAGAGTGTTTCCTATCTGAAACGTGCCGATTTGATTCTCCTGCTCATGGATGTCACCGATGTTACCGGCGAGGATGAGACCTTTATTGAATACCTGCGCCCCTATTCCGATAAACTTTTGCTTGTAGTTAATAAGGTGGACAACAGAGAGCGGGAAAACGGTGTCTGGAATTATCTTTCCTATGGGCTTGGTGAACCTATTGCTATCTCTGCCGCTCACGGTTTGGGAATAGACCTGCTTGAGGAGGCTGTTTTGCGTTTCCTCGGGGAGGCCCAACTGTTGAAATCGAGAGAGGCTGAGGCTGAAGATTCCTTTTCATTACGCCTCGCTCTGCTCGGAAAGCCCAACACCGGTAAATCCACCCTTGCAAACCGTCTCATTGGGAGAGATGTCTCCATCGTTTCCGACCTGCCGGGAACGACAAGGGACGTGGTGGAAAGTTCATTTAGCTATCGAGGTATGAATTGCACCATTTTGGACACCGCCGGAATCAGGCGGAAGAAAAAAGTAGGTGAGAATATCGAATACTATTCGGTTAACCGTGCCCTTTCGGCCATTGAGGAAGCGCATGTTGTTTTGCTCATGATTGATGCCCAGGAAGGTCTCTCCGAACAGGATAAAAAAATTACCAGCCAGATCATAAAACGCGGCCGGAGTGTTGTCATGGTGCTGAACAAATGGGATCTCCTCCAGGAAGTCCCAAACATGATCCAGGCTATTTCCGACCGGGTACGCTTTTTGTTTCCCGTCCTCTCTTTTGCCCCTCTTGTGCCGATTTCGGCTAAAACCGGAGAGGGCGTGGATAAGTTGCTTTCTACCGTGTATGCGGTACGTAAGCAGATGTCAAAAAGGGTGGATACTTCCCGTTTTAATGATAAACTCAAAGAGTGGGGCGAACATTATCAGCCGGCCCGGGGTAAGCGGGGGCACTTTAAGGTGCTCTATGGAACCCAAGTCGGTGTGGAGCCTGTTCGATTCCTTCTGTTTGTGAACAGGAAAAAAGGCTTTCCACCTGGGTATATCAGTTATTTGACGAACAAAATAAGGAAGGAGCTTGGTTTCCCTTCGGTACCGGTTATTATCGACCTGAAAGAACGTCGATAA
- a CDS encoding TonB-dependent receptor: MKTPAVIIALIFIMPIGLFAQTALTGPDEPEMVVPEVILEVEDEAAEDVRAPLPEARELPLPEFSLPSPQSSGEDSLDLPVMADIPDTEIGSSDSGADFFSEALVGGGINNRLVGDISLYRLGEGPRFSLRFAHDGTDGYSGEASGTGYFDRTDQLQGTVQGDIQGGSGVWNYGLDGSYLENEQGLQGKMNDASSIILRSTAASGHLRYPGEGRFDIGFEGNYRNTRHLFAGYQGESEETVLNPSVVGSYQGESLLSRLTLSYRYHGFDDEDDNRLTTSLLAEAKLASMEIGVSGGLRWDFSGQMRYPVSIWLDGAWKDLLSYNTSGGFRVVEDQWYDLWSLFPFWNASLLPSLREQWFWEGSVELTPFGGFGIRGSWELQIGDLLPIPVGSVSAISSGGPYEWRERSGNALSTGATLFWELASGITLGTGWSGWFYDQPEPLASESRFLGYVEYSYREGLFIGRTDISVDPLEDETMPRLGFSLAWRAAEGMVMSVEGEDLLEPFIEGGRSWTGPFIEKGAQLTLQLKISL, from the coding sequence ATGAAAACACCTGCCGTAATCATTGCACTGATATTCATCATGCCGATCGGCCTCTTTGCTCAAACCGCTTTGACTGGGCCCGACGAACCCGAAATGGTTGTACCTGAGGTTATCCTGGAGGTCGAAGACGAAGCGGCGGAGGATGTACGAGCCCCCCTTCCCGAGGCTCGTGAACTTCCTCTTCCCGAATTTTCCCTGCCCTCCCCCCAGAGTAGCGGTGAGGATTCCCTCGATCTTCCTGTGATGGCCGATATCCCCGATACCGAGATCGGCAGCTCCGATTCCGGTGCCGACTTTTTCAGTGAGGCACTTGTCGGGGGAGGGATTAACAATAGGCTTGTCGGTGATATCTCCCTCTACCGTCTGGGAGAGGGCCCCCGTTTTTCACTGCGTTTTGCCCACGACGGAACCGACGGCTATAGCGGGGAGGCTTCGGGCACCGGTTATTTTGATCGCACGGACCAGCTTCAGGGAACGGTGCAGGGAGATATCCAGGGAGGCTCCGGAGTTTGGAACTATGGGCTCGACGGATCTTATCTTGAAAACGAACAGGGATTGCAGGGAAAGATGAATGATGCAAGTTCGATTATTCTCAGGTCAACTGCCGCCTCCGGTCATCTGCGATACCCGGGAGAAGGGCGCTTCGATATCGGTTTTGAGGGTAATTATCGTAACACTCGTCATCTTTTTGCCGGGTATCAGGGGGAGAGTGAAGAGACGGTCCTTAATCCTTCCGTTGTCGGATCCTACCAAGGCGAGAGCTTGCTTTCCCGTTTAACCCTTTCGTACCGCTATCACGGTTTCGATGATGAGGACGACAACCGGCTGACGACATCACTTCTTGCCGAGGCGAAACTTGCATCCATGGAAATCGGTGTATCCGGGGGACTGCGATGGGATTTTTCCGGCCAGATGCGTTATCCTGTTTCGATATGGCTGGATGGTGCGTGGAAGGATCTTCTTTCTTACAATACCAGCGGAGGGTTTCGAGTTGTGGAGGATCAGTGGTACGACCTCTGGTCCCTTTTCCCCTTCTGGAATGCCTCCCTCCTTCCCAGCCTGCGGGAACAGTGGTTTTGGGAGGGTTCGGTGGAGCTAACCCCTTTCGGCGGATTCGGTATCCGAGGCTCCTGGGAATTGCAGATAGGGGATTTACTCCCCATTCCCGTCGGTTCCGTTTCGGCAATTTCTTCGGGGGGCCCCTACGAATGGAGAGAGCGCAGCGGAAACGCCTTATCGACGGGGGCGACGCTCTTCTGGGAGCTGGCATCGGGGATCACCCTTGGGACCGGATGGAGCGGATGGTTTTACGACCAACCGGAGCCCCTTGCCTCGGAAAGTCGTTTCCTTGGATATGTGGAGTACAGCTACCGCGAGGGGCTGTTTATCGGGCGTACGGATATCTCGGTGGACCCTCTTGAGGACGAAACAATGCCGCGGCTCGGTTTTTCTCTTGCATGGAGGGCTGCCGAGGGAATGGTCATGAGTGTTGAAGGGGAAGACCTCCTTGAACCGTTTATCGAAGGCGGGCGAAGCTGGACTGGACCCTTCATCGAGAAGGGAGCGCAGTTGACGCTGCAACTTAAAATATCGTTATAG
- a CDS encoding TlyA family RNA methyltransferase, with protein MKRIPLLALLKKRYPDLDADDLYARIVCGEVFIAEERISDPKHLVPVDSVPAFRVRRFVSRGGEKLEEAIRRLGIDVTGLIFVDAGASTGGFTDCLLSRGASIVHAVDVGYNQLAYSLRNDPRVIVHERTNIMELEALNPVPDAAVADLSFRSLRGAASKILALTRLGWGLVLFKPQFERASGLLNGGERACLFDGVVRNNDERRYLLNELKKRLSEEGVATAAAIESPVPGRKKGNREIVLLIHQGDVAPPRFDPPI; from the coding sequence ATGAAACGAATTCCGCTTCTCGCATTATTGAAAAAGCGATATCCCGATCTTGATGCTGATGATCTCTATGCCCGTATTGTCTGCGGTGAGGTTTTTATCGCTGAAGAGCGGATCAGCGATCCGAAACACTTGGTGCCTGTCGACAGCGTCCCTGCCTTTCGCGTCCGTCGTTTTGTTTCACGGGGCGGGGAGAAGCTGGAGGAGGCAATACGTCGCCTGGGTATTGATGTTACGGGATTAATATTCGTCGATGCGGGGGCCTCTACCGGGGGATTTACCGACTGTCTCTTATCCCGTGGTGCCTCCATAGTCCATGCCGTCGACGTTGGGTATAATCAGCTTGCCTACTCCCTGCGGAACGATCCCCGGGTTATCGTCCATGAACGTACCAACATCATGGAGCTTGAGGCCCTAAATCCTGTACCGGATGCTGCTGTTGCCGATCTGTCGTTCCGTTCCCTCAGGGGGGCCGCTTCTAAGATCCTTGCGCTCACCAGACTCGGTTGGGGACTTGTGCTTTTTAAGCCGCAGTTTGAACGGGCTTCCGGTTTGCTTAACGGAGGGGAGCGTGCTTGCCTTTTCGACGGTGTGGTCCGAAATAACGATGAACGGCGATATTTGCTCAACGAGCTGAAGAAGCGACTCTCCGAAGAGGGTGTTGCAACTGCTGCGGCAATCGAATCTCCTGTTCCTGGTAGAAAAAAAGGGAACAGGGAGATTGTCCTCTTGATTCATCAAGGTGATGTTGCACCGCCTCGCTTTGATCCTCCTATTTGA
- a CDS encoding tetratricopeptide repeat protein codes for MISSHTFFSHKRWILLFLCFFTAMGSLAAQDEASALFREAETRFRKGDYLFALQRYEELIRQYPVSEYVADAQFRRAVILYRTGKAEEALSLFERVEKRYASTRFRRYIPFWKGVALFTLDRFESAASALATYLASSPDQLQAEAGRYLALSYQKLGDADKAAEAAVASLGSLSSDDGAFPYTLSLALSLLLEAGKVDQALALLQPVDPARFSADWQQRLGFFKAEALYRSGEEEESIPWYVSSLDAPADTSAPAYERLYSIYRKLGMEEEQNELFDRAMIALASRPEMLNRFLLQAGIEQFHEGSRELAESNLRRVLRTSGNADRLDLASLYLARIRADQGDRDDAIRILQEREKDSGSLDQELLFTLALFLSDAEQWDAATRRLDTFLGRYPDSLHRDQAEYLRAYCEYRLGHLSRSLNLVDNIFRSGYAGENTRSLLRLKARIHMGLKDYRSSIESLKEYIPLAPDDLEARLDLLRLYYQVREYHQVISDAPSLLKEYQEKNRSIEYLLGLSLVAVKEYDQALDVFDRMLSRKIDDDITPYARFYAGWAAYRTGAYSRAVDFFRAVYTDNPDHELSARSRYLSGWALYTLGSYKDAALAFGEYSRQMSGSEAEKGLFMYAKSYAAAGDVGRASSGFQELSGKKSSAYADDALYEYAQMMQNNGNDEEAIRSYYQLWQQFKSSPYAGDALYNRGELLFLSGQYRKAGEAFYFYRTRFPKGALVDASLHYGALAARKEAAPFQAVLLWEKLIDEHPKSAFYPEALQGCAELYRQAGEYRKSIAMYTKLLDFYPDIAKKANAEREIETLGKMLQGTGSREAALQVTIEQESTGTKKGVEAMVELGRLYYDRYDRQEEKAKSLLEKVVAEKDRFPAPAAEAYYLLGEMAAEKGEAKKAVEHFLDAAALGGEGDTSARSLYRAAEVAADAGDHDLAQTMVRQIERSFPDSEWTLRGRELLEDRR; via the coding sequence ATGATATCGTCACATACCTTTTTTTCTCATAAACGATGGATCCTGCTTTTCCTCTGCTTCTTTACGGCAATGGGAAGTCTTGCTGCACAGGATGAAGCTTCTGCTCTTTTTCGCGAGGCTGAAACCCGATTTCGTAAGGGAGACTATCTTTTTGCCCTTCAGCGCTACGAGGAGCTGATTCGGCAATACCCGGTATCGGAATATGTTGCCGATGCCCAGTTCCGCCGGGCCGTTATCCTCTACAGGACAGGAAAGGCCGAAGAGGCCTTATCCCTGTTTGAGCGTGTCGAAAAGCGATACGCTTCCACCCGGTTCCGGCGCTACATTCCCTTTTGGAAAGGGGTCGCTCTTTTTACCCTGGACCGTTTCGAGTCTGCCGCGTCCGCCCTTGCTACCTACCTCGCTTCCTCCCCCGATCAGTTGCAGGCCGAGGCCGGACGTTATCTCGCTCTCTCGTATCAGAAGCTGGGCGATGCCGATAAGGCCGCTGAAGCCGCCGTTGCATCCCTCGGCAGTCTCTCTTCCGACGATGGGGCATTTCCTTATACCCTTTCTCTCGCTCTTTCCCTGCTTTTGGAGGCAGGGAAGGTCGACCAGGCCCTTGCCCTTCTTCAACCGGTGGACCCCGCCCGCTTTTCTGCCGATTGGCAACAACGATTAGGATTTTTCAAGGCGGAAGCCCTGTACCGCTCGGGAGAAGAGGAGGAGAGCATTCCGTGGTATGTTTCCTCTCTTGACGCTCCTGCCGATACCTCTGCGCCTGCCTATGAGCGGCTTTATTCGATCTACAGAAAGCTTGGGATGGAGGAAGAGCAAAACGAACTTTTCGATCGTGCCATGATCGCCCTTGCCTCGAGGCCGGAAATGCTGAATCGTTTTCTTCTCCAGGCCGGCATCGAGCAGTTTCATGAAGGCTCAAGGGAATTGGCCGAATCCAACCTTCGGAGGGTCTTAAGAACTTCCGGCAACGCTGATCGCCTTGATCTTGCCTCTCTCTATCTTGCGAGAATCCGTGCCGATCAGGGAGATCGGGACGATGCGATCCGTATTCTCCAAGAGCGGGAAAAGGATTCGGGAAGCCTGGACCAGGAACTCCTATTCACATTGGCGCTCTTCCTCTCCGATGCCGAGCAGTGGGATGCTGCAACCCGACGGCTGGATACCTTTCTTGGGCGATATCCCGATTCCCTTCATCGTGATCAGGCCGAATACCTCCGGGCCTACTGTGAATATCGTCTGGGACATCTTTCCCGCTCGTTGAATCTTGTGGATAACATTTTTCGTTCCGGTTATGCCGGAGAGAATACAAGATCGCTCCTCCGGCTGAAGGCCCGTATTCATATGGGGCTCAAGGATTACCGCTCGAGTATCGAAAGCCTTAAGGAGTATATTCCCCTTGCACCCGATGATCTTGAGGCCAGATTGGACCTCTTGCGGCTTTACTATCAGGTCCGCGAGTATCATCAGGTTATTTCGGATGCTCCCTCGCTCCTGAAGGAGTATCAGGAAAAAAATCGATCGATAGAGTACCTACTGGGACTCTCTCTTGTCGCCGTCAAGGAGTATGATCAGGCACTCGATGTCTTCGACCGAATGCTTTCCCGAAAGATTGACGACGATATTACCCCGTATGCCCGTTTTTATGCGGGTTGGGCCGCTTATCGAACCGGTGCCTACAGCCGGGCCGTGGATTTTTTTCGGGCCGTCTATACCGATAATCCTGACCATGAGCTAAGTGCCCGTAGCCGCTACCTCTCGGGCTGGGCGCTCTACACCCTTGGTTCGTACAAGGACGCCGCCCTTGCCTTCGGCGAATATAGTCGACAAATGTCGGGTTCAGAGGCCGAGAAGGGGCTTTTCATGTATGCAAAGAGTTATGCGGCGGCGGGAGATGTCGGGCGGGCCTCCTCCGGCTTTCAGGAATTATCAGGCAAGAAAAGTTCCGCTTATGCAGACGACGCTCTCTACGAATATGCCCAGATGATGCAGAACAACGGCAACGATGAGGAGGCCATTCGAAGCTATTATCAGCTGTGGCAGCAGTTTAAAAGCAGTCCCTATGCCGGCGACGCCCTTTACAATCGCGGAGAGCTCCTTTTTCTTTCCGGTCAGTATCGCAAGGCAGGCGAGGCCTTCTATTTCTACCGGACTCGTTTCCCCAAGGGAGCCCTTGTCGATGCAAGTCTCCATTATGGTGCCCTGGCCGCCCGTAAGGAGGCTGCTCCTTTTCAGGCGGTGTTGCTATGGGAAAAACTCATCGACGAACATCCGAAGAGCGCTTTCTATCCGGAGGCCTTACAGGGCTGCGCCGAACTTTATCGTCAGGCGGGGGAGTATCGAAAATCGATCGCCATGTATACTAAGCTTCTCGATTTTTACCCTGATATTGCGAAAAAGGCGAATGCCGAACGGGAAATAGAGACCCTCGGCAAAATGTTGCAGGGCACGGGAAGCAGGGAAGCCGCCTTGCAGGTGACGATCGAACAGGAATCTACCGGAACGAAGAAGGGAGTGGAGGCGATGGTCGAACTTGGGCGTCTCTACTACGATCGTTACGACCGACAGGAGGAGAAGGCGAAGTCGCTTCTTGAGAAGGTTGTTGCCGAAAAGGATCGTTTTCCCGCTCCGGCGGCCGAAGCCTATTACCTGCTTGGCGAAATGGCCGCTGAAAAGGGTGAGGCAAAGAAGGCCGTCGAGCACTTCCTTGATGCCGCAGCCTTGGGCGGAGAGGGGGATACCTCGGCCCGTTCCCTGTATCGTGCCGCGGAGGTCGCCGCCGATGCAGGGGATCATGATCTGGCGCAGACCATGGTCAGACAGATCGAACGTTCCTTCCCTGATTCCGAATGGACACTTCGGGGACGGGAGCTCTTGGAGGATCGAAGATGA
- a CDS encoding MerR family transcriptional regulator: MDGYSIGEVCKLLGIRPHVLRYWERELEFLHPEKDTGGRRRYSTDELQLLFRIRYLVQKRRMGLEGVRRAIWEGIDASSRFPVAEIRSLRRELLTVERLIARQRLRLESVVSEPKVSDIQI, from the coding sequence GTGGATGGATACTCCATCGGCGAAGTGTGCAAACTTCTTGGAATACGTCCTCACGTCCTCAGGTACTGGGAGCGGGAACTTGAGTTCTTACATCCCGAAAAGGATACCGGCGGCAGGCGCCGTTACTCAACCGATGAGCTGCAGCTCCTGTTCCGCATTCGATACCTGGTTCAAAAGCGGCGGATGGGGCTTGAAGGGGTGAGGCGGGCTATCTGGGAGGGTATCGATGCCTCCTCCCGCTTTCCTGTTGCGGAAATTCGCTCCTTGCGTCGCGAGTTGCTGACGGTTGAACGTTTGATTGCAAGGCAGCGCCTTAGGCTGGAAAGTGTTGTGTCCGAGCCGAAAGTTTCCGATATTCAAATATGA
- a CDS encoding MotA/TolQ/ExbB proton channel family protein translates to MFVLIEKGGIIMILIMILSVLAAVIIIERLLFFRKIKVDEESLINRLKATLGKGHYDEAIDICENNPSPIANLIKVGIEHRDYPTSDMKEAITSAANLEIPQLERYLTSLGTIAHISPLLGLLGTVTGNIKAFGVLGSSGAVGDPSLLATGISEALLTTAAGIVVSVPAITFYNYLVNRVNHMIIRMENRVNELILFIGGSEKER, encoded by the coding sequence ATGTTTGTTCTGATTGAAAAAGGCGGAATCATCATGATTCTGATCATGATTCTGAGTGTTCTTGCCGCTGTTATTATCATTGAACGGTTGCTCTTTTTCAGAAAGATAAAGGTTGATGAAGAGTCGCTGATTAATCGCTTAAAGGCTACACTTGGAAAGGGCCATTACGATGAGGCGATCGATATTTGTGAGAACAACCCCTCTCCGATCGCCAACCTGATCAAGGTGGGGATTGAGCATCGCGATTACCCAACCTCCGATATGAAGGAGGCAATTACCTCGGCCGCAAACCTTGAGATTCCTCAGCTCGAACGTTACCTGACGAGTTTGGGAACCATCGCCCATATCAGTCCCCTTTTGGGGCTTCTCGGAACGGTCACCGGAAATATCAAGGCGTTCGGTGTTCTCGGCTCCTCCGGGGCTGTGGGGGATCCATCGCTCCTTGCCACCGGTATCTCCGAAGCGCTTTTGACCACTGCAGCAGGCATCGTGGTGTCGGTTCCCGCCATCACCTTTTATAATTATCTGGTCAATAGGGTAAACCATATGATTATCAGAATGGAAAACCGGGTGAACGAGCTGATTCTCTTTATAGGTGGTTCGGAGAAGGAA
- the ptsP gene encoding phosphoenolpyruvate--protein phosphotransferase, whose amino-acid sequence MKTFKGISASPGIVIGKVFLYVDDAGQIPKYTISADQVDAELERFFVAAGKAAEEIRDLQAKASLTMRKEESKILDSHVLMLSDPEFTKRIEESIRSQLLNAEWVLYTTINQLVEPLENSADTYLRERTIDIRDVAKRVYNHLLYRDRINLSDLDQEVILVTHDLLPSDALAMNKQSVKGIAMDAGGKTSHTAILARSFEIPAVLGLSSISSSAATGDTIIIDGTSGVVLLKPDQRTLAAYEKRIRAWQRREVELLTLNELPAETRDGKRIVLKANIEVPEETESAIAHGAEGIGLYRSEFLFLQPGGYSSEDVQYDAYARVLKAMAPYGEVTIRTLDVGGDKVIPGMAGLDEKNPILGWRAVRFCLSRKDLFRTQLRAMLRASVHGRLRIMFPMISGIEELENVLALLDECRQQLREESIPFAEDIPVGIMIEVPSAALTADILARKVDFFSIGTNDLIQYTIAVDRGNEKIAYLYEPFHPGVLRLLKRIIEDAHNAGIPVAMCGEVAGDPYAAVILLGFGLDVFSMSSFGIPEVKKIIRSVSMSEAEELVGTIMEMKSYKEIDSYVRSWMNERFDLAVT is encoded by the coding sequence ATGAAAACGTTCAAAGGCATATCTGCCAGCCCCGGTATTGTTATTGGAAAGGTTTTTCTATACGTCGATGATGCCGGTCAGATCCCTAAATATACTATTTCCGCAGATCAGGTGGATGCGGAACTCGAACGTTTTTTCGTGGCTGCGGGGAAGGCTGCTGAGGAGATACGGGACCTTCAGGCCAAGGCTTCTCTGACCATGCGAAAGGAAGAGAGTAAAATTCTCGATTCCCACGTTTTGATGCTTAGTGATCCGGAATTTACAAAGCGCATCGAAGAAAGTATCCGCTCTCAGCTATTGAATGCCGAATGGGTGCTCTATACGACCATTAATCAACTTGTGGAACCTCTCGAGAATTCCGCAGATACCTATTTACGCGAGCGAACCATCGATATTCGTGATGTTGCCAAGCGGGTCTACAATCATCTACTCTACCGGGATCGGATCAATCTCTCTGATCTTGACCAGGAGGTGATCCTGGTTACCCACGATCTTCTGCCTTCCGATGCATTGGCCATGAACAAACAGTCGGTAAAAGGAATTGCAATGGATGCAGGAGGCAAGACAAGCCATACTGCCATTCTTGCTCGTTCTTTTGAGATTCCCGCAGTGCTGGGCCTTTCCTCTATAAGCAGCAGTGCCGCTACCGGAGATACGATCATCATAGACGGTACCTCGGGAGTCGTGCTGCTTAAGCCTGATCAGCGGACGCTTGCCGCTTATGAAAAGCGTATAAGGGCCTGGCAGCGACGCGAAGTCGAACTTTTAACCTTGAACGAACTACCGGCCGAAACCAGAGACGGTAAACGAATTGTTCTGAAGGCTAATATCGAGGTACCCGAAGAGACCGAATCCGCCATTGCACACGGCGCAGAAGGGATAGGCTTGTATCGATCCGAGTTCCTTTTCCTGCAGCCGGGCGGCTATTCCTCTGAGGATGTTCAATACGATGCCTATGCTAGAGTCCTTAAGGCGATGGCTCCCTACGGGGAGGTTACCATCCGTACCCTGGATGTGGGGGGGGATAAGGTCATTCCCGGGATGGCTGGATTGGATGAGAAAAATCCGATACTCGGCTGGCGTGCCGTTCGCTTCTGCCTTTCCCGAAAGGATCTTTTCAGGACCCAGCTACGGGCCATGCTGCGGGCTTCTGTTCATGGAAGGCTCCGAATCATGTTTCCCATGATCAGCGGCATTGAAGAACTTGAAAATGTTCTGGCGCTTTTGGATGAGTGTCGGCAGCAGCTTCGGGAAGAGAGCATCCCTTTTGCCGAGGATATCCCGGTAGGGATTATGATCGAGGTTCCTTCTGCCGCTTTGACCGCAGACATCCTTGCGCGCAAAGTTGATTTTTTCTCGATTGGAACAAACGATCTGATTCAGTATACTATCGCCGTCGACCGCGGTAACGAAAAGATTGCCTATCTCTATGAGCCTTTTCATCCCGGAGTACTTCGCCTCCTTAAGCGGATCATCGAAGATGCTCACAATGCGGGTATTCCCGTCGCCATGTGTGGCGAGGTGGCGGGGGATCCCTATGCGGCTGTCATTTTGCTCGGTTTCGGACTGGATGTGTTTAGTATGAGTTCCTTCGGAATTCCCGAAGTGAAGAAAATCATCCGCTCGGTTTCCATGAGTGAAGCGGAAGAGCTTGTCGGTACGATCATGGAAATGAAATCTTACAAAGAGATTGACAGTTATGTGAGGAGTTGGATGAATGAGCGTTTCGATCTCGCAGTCACCTGA